Within Metabacillus sp. KUDC1714, the genomic segment AATCGTAATATTGGAAAGTTAAAGTTGGTTGAAAAGCTAAATACATCGAGTACCAATGATATCTTTGCTCCTTACAGTTTTAAAACAAATGGGGGGTATGAATTAGGTGATCATTTTACCCTCACATATCAAGACAAGGAATATGAATATCGAATTTCTGGATTCTTTGAAACAACGATGATGGGTACAAACAACATAGGTGTTATGAAATTTATGTTACCAGAAACTTCGTATCGACAATTAGCAGACGAACTGGATAATCGATCAAAAGCGTTGATACTTTCTGCAATGATGGAAGATAAAATACAATCTTCAAATTTAAATAATGATTTTATACAGGAAGTTCAATCTCAAGCAAATGAATCAACTTCATATATTTTGGGATTAGATATTGGATTAGTGAAAAATGTCAATTCATTGACCATTAATATTATTGCTACAATATTAGTAGCTTTTGCCACCATTATCGTGCTCGTATCACTAATTGTCATTAGATTCCGTGTTTCAAATAGCATAGAAGATGGGATGGAAAATATAGGAGCACTTAAAGCTATTGGCTATACAAGTTGGCAAATTCTCTCATCAATTATTTTACAGTTTATCTTAATTGTTCTTTGTGCGAGTGTGGTTGGGATTGCATTGTCATATGTACTAATGCCATTCTTCGGAGGAATTATTTAACTTTAACTGGCTTAATATGGGTTCAAGAATTTGACATCATCATAAATTTAGTCAGTATCAATCTTGTTAGTTTTTGTGTTGTAATCGTTACATTACTATCCGCCTTTCGAGTTCGAAAAATTCTCCCTGTTGCGGCACTTCGTGGAGGTATTCATACTCATAGTTTTAGAAAAAATCACTTTCCTTTGGAGCAAGCGAGAGGTGGCCTTCATTTCTTACTTGCTATTAAATCAATGCTAGCAAATGCAAAACAAAATATGATGATTCTTTTAATTATTATTGCTTTAACTTTTGCTACAGTCTTTTCAGCGGTACTGTATTACAATGTTGCTTCAGACAAAACCGCATTTGTTAACATATTCGGATCAGAACCGGCAAATGTGTTTCTGACTGTTAAGTCGGATGCAGATACAAGAGACCTTTTGAGTGACATTGAACAAATGGATCATGTACGGAAAGTAAATATATTCGATTTAATTGAAACAAAAGTTGATGATCAAACTGTATATACAAACGTTACTGACCGTTATAAACAATTAGAGAATAATATCGTCTATGAAGGGCGACAGCCAGTCCATGAAAATGAAATATCTATCTCATGGGTTGTATCAAATCAAATCAATAAAGGAATTGGCGATACGGTTGAAGTAGAATATGGGAATGAAGCAAGTAGTTATATAGTAACTGGCCTCAGTCAATCAATTGGTAATTTAGGGCAGGTAGCTGCTGTAACAATGGAAGGCATTCAGCAATTACATTCAGATTATAAAGGTAAGTCCCTTTATGTATATCTAGATGGTATATCGAACAAAGACTTTATCAAAAATGTCCAGTCTCAGTACGGGCATCATATTGTTGAAACGTTAGATATCGATGAAAATATAGAAAGCCAGACAGGTATGTATACAACTGCAGTGTTTGCTGTTATGGTGATGGTTTTGACAATTACCGTTCTAGTCGTTGTGATGATTCTGTATCTTGTTATTAAAACGATGATTATTAAGCGTAAGAAAGAGTTTGGGGTGATGAAAGCTATTGGCTATTCAACGATTCAACTGATGAATCAAATATCCATCAGTTTTCTGCCTGTGATTATTACAGGTGTTGCAATTGGTGGTGTGCTAGGGTTTTATTTCACTAATCCTATGCTTTCCCTATTACTATCAAGTGCAGGGGTTAAACGTTTGGATTTTACTATTCATTTACCAATTATTCTACTACCTTGTGTAGGCATCCTTATTTTAGCCTACCTTGTCTCAATGTTCGTATCTAGAAGTATTAAGAAAATTTCTGCTTATGCGCTAATTACAGAATAGTTTGAAACGATGAACTCAGGTATTTATGGAAATAAATAATTGGTGACTAGCACCTAGGATAGCGGCATTGTTTTTAGTAATTAAAAGCACTGACCGCTATTTATTTTTACGAAACGGTGATTCGTGGATGTGTACATGGAATCATTAAGGTTTTATGTTATTGGGAGTTATAAGTTCTTTTAAGATAACAAAGAGATAATAAATGCAAAGTGTTACTATTGTATTTATGTGAATATTTTAACTATTATGAATATATTAATTTATCATAATAATATTGTAATATACCAAAAAAGTCAGTATAATACTATTAATTAGAAGGACATATGTCTTTATGGAGTGGAAAGTTAGTGTATAATCTTCAAAATTAATCCTCCTTAAAACTATTTATTTATATTATGACCTTTATTAGATGAAGGTTTTAAAGAGAACTTCATTACTTTGGTAGGTGCTACCCTTATAAGAGTCATTTACTATTTAATTGCATGCACTTGAATAGACTGCATTCTTATCGAAGGGTTATTAGAAATATTAGCAATGATGGGCAATTATACATTAAACAAGTGGGGGAACATTTATGAAAAATATAATGAAAAAGTGGAGTCAATTGAGTCTGGTTAAACAAATAATTGTAGGTTTGATTATTGGTATTATCCTGGCTGTAACGGTCCCTGAAGCAGCAAAGCCTGTTGCTATTTTAGGCTCTTTATTTGTAGGTGCTTTGAAAGCAATTGCACCTGTATTGGTGCTCTTCTTGGTTATGTCGGCCATCGCTCAACATAAGAGTGGTCACCAAACGAATATGAAATCCATTATCTTCTTATACCTTTTAGGAACCTTTTTAGCTGGATTAATCGCCGTTATAGTAAGCTTTATTTTTCCAGTTAGCATAAATCTTGTAGATAGTGCTGAAGGTTTGACAGCTCCTGGTGGTGTTGTAGAGGTTCTCAAAACATTATTGCTGAACGTTGTTGATAACCCAGTTAGTGCAATTTATAATGCGAACTATATTGGTATTTTAGCTTGGGCAATACTCCTTGGTTTGGCCTTAAGAAATGCCCCTGATACGACAAAAACATTGATTTCTAATTTTTCAGATGCTGTATCAAAAATTGTTACATGGGTGATTAAGATTGCACCATTAGGAATCATGGGGCTAGTGTTTGAATCTATTACGACAAATGGAATTGAGTCGTTGTTAAGCTATGGGAAATTACTTGCTGTTTTGATCGGTTGTATGGCACTTGTGGCATTGGTTGTCAATCCAATAATTGTGTTCGCATATATACGTCAAAACCCTTATCCACTAGTTTTTAAGTGCTTAAAGGAAAGTGGAATTACAGCATTTTTTACACGAAGCTCAGCTTCAAATATTCCTGTAAATATGAGATTATGTGAAAATCTAGGTTTGAATAAGGATAGTTATTCAGTATCCATTCCTTTAGGTGCAACCATCAATATGGCTGGTGCTGCTGTTACTATTTCTGTTTTAACACTCGCAGCGGTTCATACACTTGGTATTGAAGTGGACCTCCCTACAGCAATCATTCTCAGCTTACTGTCAGCTATAAGTGCTTGCGGTGCTTCAGGTGTTGCTGGTGGATCCTTATTACTAATTCCTCTAGCATGCAGCTTATTTGGAATTCCAAATGATGTTGCTATGCAGGTAGTTGGGGTAGGCTTTATTATTGGTGTCCTACAAGACTCTAGTGAAACAGCACTTAACTCATCTACAGACGTACTTTTCACAGCAGCTGCTGAATATAAAGAGTGGCGAAAAGAAGGAAAGAAAATAGAAATTCACAAAACAGCATAAAGAGGTAATCTTCTTATATGCGGTTGAACTGCACCCAAATTGTTAGACCAGACTAACAATTTGAAGTGCAGTTTTTTTATGGGGAAATTTATTTAGGCTTCACCTTGATGATAGAGACGGGGGATAGTAAATAGCACTTTTCTATGTTTAAAAAACCAATTTAAATGGAAAATAGTGATAGGAGGGTTGCGGATGAAAATTATAATTATCGGCGGTGATGCAGCAGGGATGAGTGCTGCTATGCAAATTGTACGGAATAGCACTGGACACGAAATTACCGTTCTTGAAAAAGGCGGAGTATATTCTTATGGGCAATGTGGTCTTCCTTATGTGATCAGTGGGAAAATTGATTCAACAGAAAAGCTAATTGCCCGCACTCAAGAGACTTTTCGTGATAAATACGGAATAGATGCACGCATTTTTCATGAGGTACTTCAGGTTGATTCGGAAAATAAAACGGTGAGTGGGATAGATCATTCAAATGAAGAATCATTTAGCTTGTCTTATGACCGTCTTCTTATTGCTACTGGTGTAAGTCCGGTGGTCCCGGATTGGGAGGGTGCCAGTCTTTCGGGTATTTTTTCGTTAAAGACCATCCCTGATGCAAAGGAAATAATCGATTATATGCAGAGGGATATTAAAAACGTTACAGTCATTGGTGGTGGATACATAGGTTTAGAGATGGCTGAGTGTTTTGCTGAATTAGGTAAAAAGGTGACAATAATTGAAAGGAATGAGCAATTAGCAAAAATTTTTGATCATGAAATGGCGCAGTTTATCCATGAAGAAGCAGAGAAACAAAACATTATTCTCAAAATGGGGGAATCTGTTGAAGCATTCTCTGGAAAAAACCAAGTTGAGTTTATTAAAACCGACAAAGGAGAGTATGAAACAGACCTTGTATTGATAGCTATTGGAGTAAGACCAAATACTACCTTTTTAGAAGGTACAGGAATCATAAAAAGTGTAAATGGTGCTATTCAGGTAAATGCCTATATGCAAACAAGTATAAAAGATATTTATGCTGCTGGAGATTGTGCAATACAATATCATCGTATTAAAGAAAAGGATGACCATATTCCTTTAGGTACACACGCAAATAAGCAGGGTCAAATCGCTGGATTAAACATAGTCAATATTCATAAAACATTTAAAGGTGTTGTAGGAACGTCGATTATTAAATTTTTCAATTTAACACTTGGTCGGACGGGTATATCAGAAATGGAAGCAAAGTTGTTAAACATCCCTTGTCAATCAGTCACAATTCAATCTTCTGATATTGCTGGCTATTATCCTAATAATAAAAAGCTGACTTTGAAATTGATTTATCATAAAGAAACTCATATGATTCTTGGTGGACAAATTATTGGTGGGGACGGAGTGGATAAACGTATAGATGTGTTAGCAACTGTGCTATTTAACTCAATGACTACCGACCAATTGCTTGACTTGGATTTGGCCTATGCCCCGCCATATAATGGCGTATGGGATCCGATTCAAAAAGCTGCTAGAAGGGTAAAATAGTAAAAGTAATCTTACTTCAGTGACCCCAACAATAGAGTACAAAAACCATTTCGGATTTTTGTTCAAATTTAATTGGGAGTATCACTTTAACAAAGATCTTTAAAATCAGTTATATTATCCAATATATCCCATTAATTCACATTGTGCTCCCTAAGATTTCGACAGATATCTACAAAAACCGAGTAATGACAGCCGATTTTTTAAATAGAACTGAAACCGGTAATACAAAGCCTTTCCATTTGGGAAGGCATTTTTTATTTTATTAATTATAAAAGGAATAGTAATAGATGAAAAAAATAATTGTGTAAAATTCGACAGTTATCTACAAATTCCGGGTGGTGACAGGCACAACACTTTAAAGTATTATTATAAGAAAAATATTAATTTGAATATTAAAATTTTATATAGTTCGAACTAAGTATAGAAAGAAAACTGTTTGGTAAATACGGAGGTCATATGAAATTTAAAACAAAGCTCTATGCGAGCATAGGATCATTACTTTTATTGATTTCGATAATTGTTGTTATTTTAATGAATTTACTTCAACAATCAACAGTGAATATGCAAGTGGTTGTTAATGAATTGTATGACAGAATTGATATGGCTTCTGATATTAAGTACGAGACCTCTAATATTGGTAGAGAATTAAGAGAGATTACGAGTGTTCAATCCAGTGAATACAAACAAATTGCAACAAATGCATGGGAAGAATCACATATAAATATGCAGCTTGCGATTGAGTCACTTGAAAAGAGGGATACTCAAGAAAAGTCTCAGGAACTGATTGCTAAGTTTAAAACATTGCATAAGTCCTATCAGAATATGGCCCAGCAAGTCATGACTACTCAAAATATAGATAGTGAAGTCGATATTCAACCTTCATTGTGGAATGAAGCTGAGCTTACTAGACAAAGAATGCTGCAAATTGCAGACCTTCTTCATGGCTTACAGGAACAAGAAATGAAAAATGAGCTCTTAAGGTCGAGAGAAACATACAATTGGGCGGTCACCGTTATTTATATCTATTTAGCCATTTCCTTGACTATTGGAATCGGATTTACAATATGGATCATTAGTCGCATTACAAAAAATCTTAACAATGTTACATCGGTCATGAAACGTGTTTCTACTAGTGATTTCGGTAAATTGCCAAGAATTGAGATTTTTTCTAAAGATGAAATAGGTGAAATCGCTGTCGCGTTTAACAAAATGGCAAAGGCGCTTGAAGAGCATAGTAAGCTTGAGAAGAAATTCATAGACGAAGCAGAAGAACATAGCTGGCTGAAAACAAAGATTGCCGAAATAGCAACAATGTATCCAGAAGTTGAAAATATTCAAATGCTAGCGGAACTGTTAATTGCCAAGCTTGTCCCGATGGTGGGTGCTAGTTTCGGAGTTTTCTATATTAAGGAAGTTGAAGAAAGTGAGCAGTTTTTAAAAAAGCTATCCGCATATGCCTTTTCTGATGAAAATAAAGAATTTGAGCGTTTTCGAATTGGAGAAGGACTAATTGGGCAATGTGCGGCTGAAAAACGTCCAATCTTACTTAACCAGATTCCTGAAAATTACATAAAAGTCCGTTCAGGTATGGGAGTTGGCTCACCAAAAAATATCATTATTTTACCTGTGCAATTCGAAGATGATGTACTTGCAGTTATTGAAATTGCATCCTTTGAACCATTCAGTCCTTCTCAAGTAAAGCTTCTTGAGGAAGTGAATAGCAATATAGGTATTACAATCAATAGTATTTCAAACCGTATGAAGGCAGAAAGATTATTACAGGAATCCCAAGCTTTAACAGAAGAACTTCAAGCGCAATCTGAGGAGTTACAGCTGCAGCAAGAGGAATTAAGGACAACTAACGAAAAACTTGAAGAGCAATATGAGACCTCAGAACAAAAGAAAAAAGAGGTAGAAAAGGTGAGAGAGGCACTTGAAGAAAAGGCTCAGCAACTAGAGCTAAGCTCTCAATATAAATCCGAGTTTCTAGCAAATATGTCCCATGAGCTTAGAACACCACTTAATAGTTTATTAATATTGGCGCAAATCCTCTCTGAGAATGGACAAGGCAACCTAACAGCAAAACAAGAAGAATATATCCGTACGATTTACTCCTCTGGAAATGATTTACTACATTTGATAAACGATATTTTAGATTTGGCGAAAGTGGAGTCAGGTAAATTAGAGGTTATCCCTAAAGAAGTAGAGTTTCAAAAGGTGAGAGATTTTATTACTAGCCAATTCTCGCCAATTGCACGTCATAAAAATGTTCAGTTTTCTGTTGAATTGGAAACTGATTTGCCAGAGAGTTTCTATACAGATGAACAACGTTTACAGCAAGTGTTAAAAAATCTCCTTTCAAATGCATTTAAATTTACTGAAAGTGGGAGTGTGTCCCTAGTTATTAATAAAGTAGTAAAAGAAGGCAATGGAAGGCACTTATTCGAGGGAGATAAACAGGTTAAACCTATGCTAGCCTTCTCTGTAATCGATACAGGAATTGGTATAGATAATGATAAACAAGAAACAATATTCGATGCCTTTAAGCAGGCAGATGGAACGACAAGTCGTCAATATGGCGGTACTGGATTAGGTCTTTCTATTAGTAGAGAATACGCTCAATTATTAGGTGGGTTTATAGAGGTAACGAGTAAGAAAGGTACAGGAAGTACCTTTACATTATATTTGCCCTATTTCGAACAAAGCGGCAAAATTGATGAGCAAGCTACTTTAAAAGAAGTAGCAGTTGGACTTGAGATTGAGAATTATCAACTTAACTTAACGACCAAAGATAATGCAGAAGTTACGATGAAGCAACATGGTAAGTCATTGTTAAAAGATAAGAAAGTTCTTATCGTAGATGATGATATCCGAAATGTTTATGCCTTAACAATTGCTCTTGAGAAGTATGAAATGGATATTATTGTCGCAGAAAATGGTCGTGAAGGCATAGATGTGCTGCGGGCCAATCCTGATACCGATTTGGTTCTAATGGACATTATGATGCCTGAGATAGATGGGTTTGAAGCAATGAGAAGAATTCGCAAGATCCCAGAATTTGAAACAATTCCAATTATAGCTCTAACAGCAAAAGCAATGAAGCATAGTCGAGAAGAGTGCCTAAATGCTGGTGCAACAGATTATATTAGTAAACCGATTAATTTAGATCAGTTATTCTCTCTCATGCAAGTATGGTTGTATAGTAAGGAGGGGTAGAAAATCACGAGCGAATTTACAATACACAATCATAATAAAGCAGAAGTAGAAGAGGTTGAGAAAATTGAAATAGATTTACTTCTAGAGGCCGTGTTTCGCTACTATGGATATGACTTTAGAAATTATGCTACTCCTTTTATTCAAAGAAGAATCTGCCATCGTGTTAATAAGGAGAATTTAACTAGTGTATCTGCTTTACAGGAAAAGGTTTTACGTGATCCTGTCGTTATGGAGAGCCTAATTTCTGATTTCTCAATAAACGTTACCGAAATGTTCCGAGATCCCGAATTTTTTAAATCTTTTCGGACAAAAGTTATCCCATTAGTAAAAGACTATCCAGATATCCGTATTTGGCATGTTGGCTGCTCTTCTGGAGAGGAAGTTTATTCAATGGCTATTCTTTTGCATGAGGAAGGGATTTACGAAAAAACGAGAATTTTTGCCACCGATATAAATGCAAGTATTTTAGATAAGGCGAAGAAAGGTACTTTTCCATTAGATGGAATGCAGCGTTATACAAAAAATTACTTTGAAGCAGGCGGGAAAAGGGCCTTTTCAGAATATTATAAGGCAGTGGATGATAAGGTTTTTTTTCATCCCTTTCTTCAAAAAAATGTTGTATTTGCACAGCATAATTTAGTAACAGATCATTCATTTAACGAGTTTGATATTATTATTTGTCGTAATGTCCTAATCTATTTTAATAAGTGTCTTCAAAATGATGTCCATAAGCTATTTTACGATAGCCTAAGCTTATCTGGTTTTCTTGGACTAGGTAAAAGAGAGGGGATAAAGTTTACAAGTTATGAAAACTGTTACGGAGAATTTGATGCATCGGAAAAACTCTATCGCAAAATTAAATAGTACACCTACAAAAAAGGTTAATATTTTAATGGTGGATGATCATCCAGAAAATCTATTAGCATTGGAAGCTGTACTCATATCTCCAAACTATCACTTAGTTAGTGCGAACTCAGGAAAAGAAGCTTTAAAGTGTATGCTTAAACATGATTTTGCTGTTATTTTACTTGATGTACAAATGCCTGGGCTAAATGGTTTTGAAACAGCTAAACTTATTAAAGCTAGAGAAAAAACCAGACATATACCGATTATTTTTATAACGGCAATTAGTCAAGATATGGAAAATGTTCAGCAAGGTTATTCTGTAGGTGCGATTGATTATATTTTTAAGCCATTTCATCCAGAAACGCTTAAACAGAAAATTGAACAATTTGTGAAAATTCACAAAAAGCATGAAGAGAATATTATTCAAAGTGACTTAGAACGTAATGTCGAACTTAATGAAGTTAATAAAAAACTTGATCGAACAACTTTAAATTTACGCCGCACGGAAGCATTAGCAAAAGTTATTGGTGAAACCTTAATGGATACCATTGTGACTTTTGATGAACAAGGCTTTATTCTATCGGTTAATCCAGCTGTAAAAACCATGTTTGGCTATGAAGCTGAAGAAATAATCGGTAAAAATATTGTAATGCTATTTCTAAAGATGAAGGATGACAATGAGAATAAATCATCATTTTCTATCTTTTCCTCTATAAAAAAAGCTGTAGGCAAGGTGATTGAGTCTGTTTCATTACGAAAGGATGAAAGTTACTTTCCTGCCGATATTCAAATTGGAGAAACGACAGTGGAAGATCAACAGATTTTTGTCTGTACAATTCGTGACATCACTGAAAGAAAGCAAATAGAGGAAGTTAAAAGGCAAAAGCTACATAATATGGAGCATATAGTCGAAGAACGGACCTTTGAGCTTTTAAAGGCTAACGAGAAGCTTCAAAAAGAGATAGAAGAACGAAATAAGATAGCGGATCATCTTTATCTTTCTCAAGAAAGATTTAGGAAAATCTTTGAATCTAGTCCTTGTTTAATGGCGATTTTTTCACTTAAAGATAAAATGTTTATCGACATAAATACAAGCTGGGTGAACATTATTGGATATAGTTATGAGGAGTTGGTAAACAAAAGTATTAATATACAACATTTTATCGATGAATCAGATGGCAGCTATATCGATCTCAATCAGACCATACGTAATAGGAAAATTAGCTACAAAACGAAAAATGGCGAGATTCGGGCAGGGTTATTGTCAACAGAAATGATAGATATTCATCCAGAGCCATGCACCCTTATTGTTTTGACTGATATTACGGAAAGGGTTCATTTGGAGAAGGAAATGTATCGATTAGATCGTTTGAATTTAATTGGAGAGATGGCTGCTGGAATTGCCCATGAAATTCGAAATCCGATGACAACGGTTCACGGCTTTTTACAAGTTACTAGGAATGACCGTGATAATTTACCTGTAGAAATTGTTGATTTAATGTTAGAAGAATTAAATAGAGCGAACTCAATCATTACCGAGTTCCTTAATTTGGCTAAGAATAAGGTTAGCGTTAAGATGAAGCATAATTTAAATACCATCATCGAAGCTTTATCACCATTGATTCAAGCAGAAGCATTGCGTTCAAGTAAGCATATATATCTTGATTTAGGAAAATGTCCAGATATTTACCTTGACCAAAAGGAGATTCGTCAGCTTATTTTAAATATTGCACTCAATGGACTTGATGCAATGTCATCAGGTGGAAAACTTACGATAAAAACGTATATAGAAGAACGAGCAGTCATTTTGGAAGTAAAAGATCAAGGTTCAGGCATAAGCCCTGAGGTTTTAGAGAAAATCGGAACACCTTTCTTTACTACTAAGGAGAAGGGAACTGGATTAGGGCTAGCTATCTGCTATAGTGTAGCGGAACGCCACCATGCTGACATTGATATCGAAACGGGTAGTATGGGAACAATTTTCTCGATTCGTTTTGACTTAAATCATAATTAAAATAACTTATTGAGTAATTGTATGAAGGTGAATAGACTAAAACCTTCGCAAATTTATTAGACCTACTTTCTTTCGACATGAATCAATACAGAGAGGAGAGGATGGCGTGTTTAAAAAAAGCAAATTACTTTTGCTTATTGTCTTTGTCTTTTCTGCCATTATTATAGGATTTATCACGAAATCATTTGCAGACGAAAAGCCAAAAGTAGTCGTTGTTTTTAAGGATTTAAATTCTCAGTATTGGGAAATTCTTAATGCTGGTGTTATTAAAGGGTTTCAAGACTTTGGTATAGATGGTAAAGTACTTGCACCTCGAGTCGGGACAATTGAAGAACAGAATGCAATATTAGAACAGGTACTTAAAGAAAAGCCTGATGTATTGGTCGTTTCGCCAATTGTACCATCCGAGGCCATACCAATATTGGAAAAATTTGTTGAAATCGAAATTCCTGTATTACTTTTGGATACAGATGATCCGTGGGCAAATAAAACAAGTTATATTGGTACTAATAACTTTGAATTAGGTGAAAAAGCAGGATCATTAATAGCATCCCACCTTCAGCCTGGAGATGAAGTAGCTCTTATTGGCGGCGACCTATCAAGCCCTGTATCTGGTGATCGAATGAGAGGAGCTAAACAAAGTTTAGAAGATGCTGGGATCATAGTTGCGGCGCA encodes:
- a CDS encoding ABC transporter permease, which gives rise to MNLAMANIRKSKSATASLFIFILVASLLLNIGLMVITQLNTFFDNKIEQLKDPHVTFVMDHESYQPTYREFLENYPGVTETEIEDIINMDIANFTFGNGELTSSAIIFNADTNRNIGKLKLVEKLNTSSTNDIFAPYSFKTNGGYELGDHFTLTYQDKEYEYRISGFFETTMMGTNNIGVMKFMLPETSYRQLADELDNRSKALILSAMMEDKIQSSNLNNDFIQEVQSQANESTSYILGLDIGLVKNVNSLTINIIATILVAFATIIVLVSLIVIRFRVSNSIEDGMENIGALKAIGYTSWQILSSIILQFILIVLCASVVGIALSYVLMPFFGGII
- a CDS encoding ABC transporter permease yields the protein MEQARGGLHFLLAIKSMLANAKQNMMILLIIIALTFATVFSAVLYYNVASDKTAFVNIFGSEPANVFLTVKSDADTRDLLSDIEQMDHVRKVNIFDLIETKVDDQTVYTNVTDRYKQLENNIVYEGRQPVHENEISISWVVSNQINKGIGDTVEVEYGNEASSYIVTGLSQSIGNLGQVAAVTMEGIQQLHSDYKGKSLYVYLDGISNKDFIKNVQSQYGHHIVETLDIDENIESQTGMYTTAVFAVMVMVLTITVLVVVMILYLVIKTMIIKRKKEFGVMKAIGYSTIQLMNQISISFLPVIITGVAIGGVLGFYFTNPMLSLLLSSAGVKRLDFTIHLPIILLPCVGILILAYLVSMFVSRSIKKISAYALITE
- the sstT gene encoding serine/threonine transporter SstT, with product MKNIMKKWSQLSLVKQIIVGLIIGIILAVTVPEAAKPVAILGSLFVGALKAIAPVLVLFLVMSAIAQHKSGHQTNMKSIIFLYLLGTFLAGLIAVIVSFIFPVSINLVDSAEGLTAPGGVVEVLKTLLLNVVDNPVSAIYNANYIGILAWAILLGLALRNAPDTTKTLISNFSDAVSKIVTWVIKIAPLGIMGLVFESITTNGIESLLSYGKLLAVLIGCMALVALVVNPIIVFAYIRQNPYPLVFKCLKESGITAFFTRSSASNIPVNMRLCENLGLNKDSYSVSIPLGATINMAGAAVTISVLTLAAVHTLGIEVDLPTAIILSLLSAISACGASGVAGGSLLLIPLACSLFGIPNDVAMQVVGVGFIIGVLQDSSETALNSSTDVLFTAAAEYKEWRKEGKKIEIHKTA
- a CDS encoding CoA-disulfide reductase, with the protein product MKIIIIGGDAAGMSAAMQIVRNSTGHEITVLEKGGVYSYGQCGLPYVISGKIDSTEKLIARTQETFRDKYGIDARIFHEVLQVDSENKTVSGIDHSNEESFSLSYDRLLIATGVSPVVPDWEGASLSGIFSLKTIPDAKEIIDYMQRDIKNVTVIGGGYIGLEMAECFAELGKKVTIIERNEQLAKIFDHEMAQFIHEEAEKQNIILKMGESVEAFSGKNQVEFIKTDKGEYETDLVLIAIGVRPNTTFLEGTGIIKSVNGAIQVNAYMQTSIKDIYAAGDCAIQYHRIKEKDDHIPLGTHANKQGQIAGLNIVNIHKTFKGVVGTSIIKFFNLTLGRTGISEMEAKLLNIPCQSVTIQSSDIAGYYPNNKKLTLKLIYHKETHMILGGQIIGGDGVDKRIDVLATVLFNSMTTDQLLDLDLAYAPPYNGVWDPIQKAARRVK
- a CDS encoding response regulator, whose translation is MKFKTKLYASIGSLLLLISIIVVILMNLLQQSTVNMQVVVNELYDRIDMASDIKYETSNIGRELREITSVQSSEYKQIATNAWEESHINMQLAIESLEKRDTQEKSQELIAKFKTLHKSYQNMAQQVMTTQNIDSEVDIQPSLWNEAELTRQRMLQIADLLHGLQEQEMKNELLRSRETYNWAVTVIYIYLAISLTIGIGFTIWIISRITKNLNNVTSVMKRVSTSDFGKLPRIEIFSKDEIGEIAVAFNKMAKALEEHSKLEKKFIDEAEEHSWLKTKIAEIATMYPEVENIQMLAELLIAKLVPMVGASFGVFYIKEVEESEQFLKKLSAYAFSDENKEFERFRIGEGLIGQCAAEKRPILLNQIPENYIKVRSGMGVGSPKNIIILPVQFEDDVLAVIEIASFEPFSPSQVKLLEEVNSNIGITINSISNRMKAERLLQESQALTEELQAQSEELQLQQEELRTTNEKLEEQYETSEQKKKEVEKVREALEEKAQQLELSSQYKSEFLANMSHELRTPLNSLLILAQILSENGQGNLTAKQEEYIRTIYSSGNDLLHLINDILDLAKVESGKLEVIPKEVEFQKVRDFITSQFSPIARHKNVQFSVELETDLPESFYTDEQRLQQVLKNLLSNAFKFTESGSVSLVINKVVKEGNGRHLFEGDKQVKPMLAFSVIDTGIGIDNDKQETIFDAFKQADGTTSRQYGGTGLGLSISREYAQLLGGFIEVTSKKGTGSTFTLYLPYFEQSGKIDEQATLKEVAVGLEIENYQLNLTTKDNAEVTMKQHGKSLLKDKKVLIVDDDIRNVYALTIALEKYEMDIIVAENGREGIDVLRANPDTDLVLMDIMMPEIDGFEAMRRIRKIPEFETIPIIALTAKAMKHSREECLNAGATDYISKPINLDQLFSLMQVWLYSKEG
- a CDS encoding CheR family methyltransferase, whose amino-acid sequence is MTSEFTIHNHNKAEVEEVEKIEIDLLLEAVFRYYGYDFRNYATPFIQRRICHRVNKENLTSVSALQEKVLRDPVVMESLISDFSINVTEMFRDPEFFKSFRTKVIPLVKDYPDIRIWHVGCSSGEEVYSMAILLHEEGIYEKTRIFATDINASILDKAKKGTFPLDGMQRYTKNYFEAGGKRAFSEYYKAVDDKVFFHPFLQKNVVFAQHNLVTDHSFNEFDIIICRNVLIYFNKCLQNDVHKLFYDSLSLSGFLGLGKREGIKFTSYENCYGEFDASEKLYRKIK
- a CDS encoding PAS domain S-box protein, which produces MHRKNSIAKLNSTPTKKVNILMVDDHPENLLALEAVLISPNYHLVSANSGKEALKCMLKHDFAVILLDVQMPGLNGFETAKLIKAREKTRHIPIIFITAISQDMENVQQGYSVGAIDYIFKPFHPETLKQKIEQFVKIHKKHEENIIQSDLERNVELNEVNKKLDRTTLNLRRTEALAKVIGETLMDTIVTFDEQGFILSVNPAVKTMFGYEAEEIIGKNIVMLFLKMKDDNENKSSFSIFSSIKKAVGKVIESVSLRKDESYFPADIQIGETTVEDQQIFVCTIRDITERKQIEEVKRQKLHNMEHIVEERTFELLKANEKLQKEIEERNKIADHLYLSQERFRKIFESSPCLMAIFSLKDKMFIDINTSWVNIIGYSYEELVNKSINIQHFIDESDGSYIDLNQTIRNRKISYKTKNGEIRAGLLSTEMIDIHPEPCTLIVLTDITERVHLEKEMYRLDRLNLIGEMAAGIAHEIRNPMTTVHGFLQVTRNDRDNLPVEIVDLMLEELNRANSIITEFLNLAKNKVSVKMKHNLNTIIEALSPLIQAEALRSSKHIYLDLGKCPDIYLDQKEIRQLILNIALNGLDAMSSGGKLTIKTYIEERAVILEVKDQGSGISPEVLEKIGTPFFTTKEKGTGLGLAICYSVAERHHADIDIETGSMGTIFSIRFDLNHN